The Burkholderia mallei ATCC 23344 genome has a window encoding:
- a CDS encoding arsenate reductase ArsC yields the protein MTTNILILCTHNSARSVLAEGMLDHWAAKLGKDVRAHSAGSAPSGRLNPFALEALRGAGVDVGGYRSKSWDEFVGDGAPVMRAVITVCDAAASETCPYWPGSPVKVHWGYADPSNAPGGDAGKRLAFELTRQAIGYRMLQLLALPIDRMSDAELQTALTDISRN from the coding sequence ATGACGACGAACATACTGATTCTCTGCACCCACAATTCCGCGCGCAGCGTGCTCGCCGAAGGCATGCTCGATCATTGGGCCGCGAAGCTCGGCAAGGACGTGCGCGCGCACAGCGCCGGCAGCGCGCCGAGCGGGCGCCTCAATCCGTTCGCGCTGGAAGCGCTGCGCGGCGCGGGCGTGGACGTCGGCGGTTATCGCAGCAAGAGCTGGGACGAATTCGTCGGCGACGGCGCGCCCGTCATGCGCGCCGTCATCACCGTGTGCGACGCCGCGGCGTCGGAGACTTGCCCGTACTGGCCCGGCAGCCCCGTGAAAGTGCACTGGGGCTATGCCGATCCGTCGAACGCGCCGGGCGGCGACGCGGGCAAGCGGCTCGCCTTCGAGCTCACCCGCCAGGCGATCGGCTATCGCATGCTGCAATTGCTGGCGCTGCCCATCGATCGCATGAGCGATGCCGAGCTCCAGACGGCGTTGACCGACATCTCGCGAAACTGA
- a CDS encoding ArsI/CadI family heavy metal resistance metalloenzyme has translation MKRFHVHVSVANLADSIRFYSALFAAEPTVVKEDYAKWMLEDPRVNFAISQRGAAPGLDHLGVQTEDDAALAEMRARLDHAALPVDAQIGAACCYARSDKYWSVDPQGIAWEAYRTLGEAPTFGVSRAARATGPNAGAPACCAPAHGQPAGAPTQSACC, from the coding sequence ATGAAACGCTTCCACGTTCACGTCAGCGTCGCGAATCTCGCGGACAGCATTCGCTTCTATTCGGCGTTGTTCGCCGCCGAACCGACCGTCGTCAAGGAAGACTACGCGAAATGGATGCTCGAGGATCCGCGCGTCAATTTCGCGATCTCGCAGCGCGGCGCGGCGCCGGGGCTCGACCATCTCGGCGTGCAGACGGAGGACGACGCGGCGCTCGCGGAAATGCGCGCGCGCCTCGACCACGCGGCGCTGCCCGTCGACGCGCAAATCGGCGCGGCGTGCTGCTATGCGCGCTCCGACAAATACTGGAGCGTCGATCCGCAAGGCATCGCATGGGAGGCGTACCGGACGCTCGGCGAAGCCCCGACCTTCGGCGTGTCGCGCGCGGCGCGGGCGACCGGGCCGAACGCCGGCGCGCCGGCCTGCTGCGCCCCCGCGCACGGCCAGCCGGCCGGCGCGCCGACGCAATCCGCCTGCTGCTGA
- the arsB gene encoding ACR3 family arsenite efflux transporter, with protein sequence MNPSNVAPPENAAAQPAINFFERYLTVWVALCIVAGIALGQARPDLFRQIGRMEYAQVNLPVGLLIWVMIIPMLVKVDFGALHEVRRHVKGIGVTLVVNWLVKPFSMAFLGWLFIKQFFAPMLPAAQLDSYLAGLILLAAVPCTAMVFVWSRLTGGDPLFTLSQVALNDSIMVIAFAPLVGLLLGMSAITVPWATLLTSVVLYIVIPVILAQLWRKRLLANGQAALDAAMAKIRPWSIAALLATLVLLFAFQGEAILAQPLVIALLAVPILIQVFFNSALAYWLNRAVGEKHDIACPSALIGASNFFELAVAAAISLFGFHSGAALATVVGVLIEVPVMLLVVRIVNRTKGWYERT encoded by the coding sequence ATGAACCCATCCAACGTCGCCCCGCCGGAAAACGCCGCCGCCCAGCCCGCCATCAACTTCTTCGAACGTTACCTGACCGTCTGGGTGGCGCTGTGCATCGTCGCCGGCATCGCGCTCGGCCAGGCGCGGCCCGATCTGTTCCGGCAGATCGGCCGGATGGAATACGCGCAAGTGAATCTCCCGGTCGGGCTGCTGATCTGGGTGATGATCATCCCGATGCTCGTCAAGGTCGATTTCGGCGCATTGCACGAAGTCCGCCGGCACGTCAAGGGCATCGGCGTCACGCTCGTCGTGAACTGGCTCGTCAAGCCGTTTTCGATGGCCTTTCTCGGCTGGCTGTTCATCAAGCAGTTCTTCGCGCCGATGCTGCCCGCGGCGCAGCTCGACAGCTACCTCGCCGGCCTGATCCTGCTCGCCGCCGTGCCGTGCACGGCGATGGTGTTCGTCTGGAGCCGGCTCACGGGCGGCGATCCGCTGTTCACGCTGTCGCAGGTGGCGCTGAACGACAGCATCATGGTGATCGCCTTCGCGCCGCTCGTAGGGCTGCTGCTCGGGATGTCCGCGATCACGGTGCCGTGGGCGACGCTGCTCACGTCGGTCGTGCTCTACATCGTCATCCCGGTGATCCTCGCGCAACTCTGGCGCAAGCGACTGCTCGCGAACGGACAGGCGGCGCTCGACGCCGCGATGGCGAAGATCCGCCCCTGGTCCATCGCCGCGCTGCTCGCCACGCTCGTGCTGCTGTTCGCGTTCCAGGGCGAGGCAATCCTCGCGCAACCGCTCGTGATCGCGCTGCTCGCCGTTCCGATCCTGATTCAGGTGTTCTTCAATTCGGCGCTCGCGTACTGGCTGAACCGCGCGGTCGGCGAGAAGCACGACATCGCGTGCCCGTCGGCGCTCATCGGCGCCTCCAACTTCTTCGAGCTGGCGGTCGCCGCCGCGATCAGCCTGTTCGGTTTCCACTCGGGCGCGGCGCTGGCGACGGTGGTCGGCGTGCTGATCGAAGTACCCGTGATGCTGCTGGTGGTGCGCATCGTCAACCGGACCAAGGGCTGGTACGAGCGGACTTGA
- a CDS encoding metallophosphoesterase family protein — MRRLSLRAVSACFASLAAIAALATVKHIDMPADPASATINVQAAWVEIGDANQAIARVITNFIPASAGDPLCPQLVIDGKLSRMTLRVAAGTAAQRPTASDPADSKPSSFPVSVCETTLPANAKDVSVASRALPLPKAEPQRVAIVADTGCRMKKADNAFQACSDATVWPFATIAASIAKLNPDLVLHVGDYHYRENACPPDIAGCRNSPWGYGWDAWRADLFEPAAPLLAKAPWIVVRGNHEECARAGQGWFRFLDPRPYSDARSCNDPANDGSANYSEPYAVSLGSGSQVIVFDTAKVGRAALKTTDTQFQIYQKQFETVAALASKPGMSTTIFTNHHPILAFTPIAGSTPAPGNLALQSVMSSLNAQAYYPPGVHVALHGHVHDFQAINFASGHPATIVSGNGGDNVDVALPDPFPAALTPASGAVIDKLSHNNSFGFLMMERRPAPATGWVFRAYSAAGKLLASCMQAGTTLACDKTGFIAP; from the coding sequence ATGCGACGACTCTCCCTGCGCGCCGTGTCCGCGTGCTTCGCTTCGCTTGCGGCGATCGCAGCGCTCGCAACCGTGAAACACATCGATATGCCCGCCGACCCGGCGAGCGCCACGATCAACGTGCAGGCCGCGTGGGTCGAGATCGGCGACGCGAACCAGGCGATCGCCCGCGTGATCACGAATTTCATCCCGGCGTCGGCCGGCGATCCACTGTGCCCACAGCTCGTCATCGACGGCAAGCTATCGCGGATGACGCTGCGCGTCGCCGCCGGCACCGCCGCGCAACGCCCGACCGCGAGCGACCCCGCCGATTCGAAGCCGTCGAGCTTTCCCGTGTCCGTCTGCGAAACCACGCTGCCCGCGAACGCCAAGGACGTGAGTGTCGCCTCGCGCGCGTTGCCGCTGCCGAAGGCCGAGCCGCAGCGCGTCGCGATCGTCGCCGACACCGGCTGCCGGATGAAGAAGGCGGACAACGCGTTCCAGGCGTGCAGCGACGCGACCGTCTGGCCGTTCGCGACGATCGCCGCGAGCATCGCGAAGCTGAATCCGGATCTCGTGCTGCACGTCGGCGACTATCACTACCGCGAGAACGCGTGCCCGCCCGACATCGCCGGCTGCAGGAACAGCCCGTGGGGCTACGGCTGGGACGCGTGGCGCGCGGATCTGTTCGAGCCCGCCGCGCCGCTGCTCGCGAAAGCGCCGTGGATCGTCGTGCGCGGCAACCATGAGGAATGCGCGCGCGCGGGCCAGGGCTGGTTCCGCTTTCTCGATCCGCGCCCGTACAGCGACGCTCGCTCGTGCAACGATCCAGCCAACGACGGCAGCGCGAACTATTCGGAACCGTATGCGGTATCGCTCGGCAGCGGCTCGCAAGTGATCGTGTTCGATACCGCGAAGGTCGGCCGCGCGGCGCTCAAGACGACCGACACGCAGTTCCAGATCTACCAGAAGCAGTTCGAGACGGTGGCCGCGCTCGCGAGCAAGCCGGGTATGTCGACGACGATCTTCACGAACCATCACCCGATCCTCGCGTTCACGCCGATCGCGGGCAGCACGCCCGCGCCGGGCAACCTCGCGCTGCAATCGGTGATGTCGAGCCTCAACGCGCAGGCGTACTACCCGCCCGGCGTGCACGTCGCGCTGCACGGCCACGTGCACGACTTCCAGGCGATCAATTTCGCGTCCGGCCATCCGGCGACGATCGTGTCGGGCAACGGCGGCGACAACGTCGACGTCGCGTTGCCCGACCCGTTCCCGGCCGCGCTGACGCCCGCATCCGGCGCGGTCATCGACAAGCTGTCGCACAACAACAGCTTCGGTTTCCTGATGATGGAACGCCGCCCCGCGCCGGCGACGGGCTGGGTTTTTCGCGCGTACTCGGCCGCCGGCAAGCTGCTTGCATCGTGCATGCAGGCCGGCACGACGCTCGCGTGCGACAAGACGGGGTTCATCGCGCCGTGA
- a CDS encoding IS3-like element IS407 family transposase (programmed frameshift), producing the protein MKKRFTEQQIIGFLKEAEAGMPVKELCRKHGFSDASFYTWRAKFGGMEVSEARRLKGLEVENARLKKLLAEAMLDMEALKVVVKGKPLSPQAKREAVLAIREKVNISERRACRLVGLSRSVLHYDAKPDHENEVLAARLVKLAHERRRFGYRRLHALVEREGTHANHKRIYRLYREAGLAVRRRRKRHGVMIEREQLALPGAPNEVWSIDFVMDALSNGRRVKCLTVVDDFTKEAVDIVVDHGISGLYVARALDRAARFRGYPKAVRTDQGPEFTSRALDQWAYANGVTLKLIQAGKPTQNAYIESFNGKFRDECLNEHWFTTLAHARAVIAAWRQDYNEQRPHSALNYLAPSEFAAKHRATADAPAAFQELV; encoded by the exons ATGAAGAAGCGCTTTACGGAACAGCAAATCATCGGGTTTCTGAAGGAAGCCGAGGCCGGTATGCCGGTCAAGGAACTGTGCAGGAAGCATGGGTTCAGTGACGCGTCGTTCTACACCTGGCGCGCGAAGTTCGGCGGCATGGAAGTCTCGGAAGCCCGCCGGCTCAAGGGCCTCGAGGTGGAGAATGCCCGACTGAAGAAACTGCTGGCCGAAGCAATGCTCGATATGGAAGCGTTGAAGGTTGTCGTCAAGGGAAAGC CCCTGAGCCCGCAAGCCAAACGCGAAGCAGTGTTGGCGATTCGGGAGAAGGTCAACATCTCCGAGCGCCGCGCCTGCCGGCTTGTCGGGCTTTCTCGCAGCGTGCTGCATTACGACGCGAAGCCGGACCACGAGAATGAGGTGCTCGCGGCGCGTCTGGTGAAGTTGGCGCACGAACGTCGTCGATTCGGCTACCGCCGACTGCACGCCCTGGTGGAACGCGAAGGCACGCACGCCAATCACAAGCGCATCTATCGCCTGTACCGTGAGGCAGGGCTGGCTGTGCGGCGCCGTCGCAAGCGCCACGGCGTCATGATTGAGCGCGAGCAACTGGCATTGCCGGGCGCACCCAACGAGGTATGGTCAATCGATTTCGTGATGGATGCGCTTTCCAACGGCCGGCGCGTGAAGTGCCTGACCGTCGTCGACGATTTCACGAAAGAGGCTGTCGACATCGTCGTCGACCATGGCATCTCAGGTTTGTATGTCGCTCGGGCATTGGACCGTGCAGCTCGCTTCCGTGGCTATCCCAAGGCGGTGCGAACAGACCAGGGACCCGAATTTACGAGCCGCGCGCTTGACCAGTGGGCGTATGCGAACGGCGTCACGCTGAAGTTGATTCAGGCGGGCAAGCCCACGCAGAATGCGTACATCGAATCGTTCAACGGCAAGTTCCGCGACGAATGCCTTAACGAGCACTGGTTCACGACGCTCGCGCACGCTCGGGCAGTCATCGCGGCATGGCGTCAGGACTACAACGAGCAAAGGCCGCACAGCGCACTGAACTACCTTGCGCCGTCAGAGTTTGCGGCGAAACATCGGGCAACCGCGGACGCTCCTGCCGCTTTCCAGGAGTTGGTTTAA
- a CDS encoding ArsR/SmtB family transcription factor — translation MEIDQTVAALAALAHTSRLAVFRTLVQAGPQGLPAGRIAALLDVPPSSLSFHLKELAHAQLVTSRQEGRFVFYCANFATMNGLLAYLTENCCGGNPCSPAAACSTARGHRS, via the coding sequence ATGGAAATCGATCAGACCGTCGCCGCGCTCGCGGCACTCGCGCACACGTCCCGGCTCGCCGTCTTCCGCACGTTGGTGCAGGCGGGGCCGCAAGGCTTGCCGGCCGGCAGGATAGCCGCGCTGCTGGACGTGCCCCCATCGTCGCTCTCCTTCCACTTGAAGGAGCTGGCGCACGCGCAGCTTGTCACCAGCCGCCAGGAAGGCCGTTTCGTCTTCTATTGCGCGAACTTCGCGACGATGAACGGCCTGCTCGCCTATCTCACGGAAAACTGCTGCGGCGGCAATCCCTGCTCGCCGGCCGCCGCGTGCTCCACTGCCCGAGGACATCGATCATGA